From Microplitis mediator isolate UGA2020A chromosome 11, iyMicMedi2.1, whole genome shotgun sequence, one genomic window encodes:
- the LOC130677340 gene encoding 39S ribosomal protein L44, mitochondrial, with protein MNVLRSTCQFVIKVQKVNAANTGYRFIRRTWAPTLKEFTRRKEKLGPQPEQPRSGFLEWNFESELYAFNSRLSEKFNLELLSQAFTHNSYILKEEQKQRQVGIDDPQLHYYDNRQFILDGKVLTSKIVEAYLSSAMPRTPAECISVFKDYLLSEEVLANRAFLLGCKDIILAEEYPPSNQTLANTFLALVAALAKSTDEIHTAKFVRDFLITTLAEKDLNEIYCPENPIEILNQVLTNDGKDPVEPRIISQTGVNTFLPCYQIGLFSNKQFISSATESTIEDAVKVAALNALSKLFGFADSSNPMKYNLDVDPSKQIKNLTIHNWCTQNVKQLMQKN; from the exons atgaaCGTACTACGTTCCACCTGTCAGTTTGTCATTAAAGTGCAGAAGGTTAATGCCGCAAATACAG gATATAGATTTATTCGTCGAACATGGGCTCCTACTCTGAAGGAATTTACTCGACGTAAAGAGAAACTGGGACCACAACCAGAGCAACCTAGAAGTGGATTCCTCGAGTGGAATTTCGAGTCCGAACTCTATGCCTTCAACAGCAGACtttcggaaaaatttaatttagaattactGTCACAAGCTTTTACTCATAATTcctatattttaaaagaagaACAGAAGCAGAGACAAGTGGGCATTGATGATCCTCAGCTTCATTATTATGATAACAGGCAGTTTATTCTAGACGGTAAAGTTCTTACATCAAAAATTGTTGAGGCTTATTTAAGTTCGGCAATGCCTCGAACTCCTGCTGAATGTAtcag TGTTTTCAAAGATTATTTGCTGTCCGAAGAAGTCCTGGCAAATAGAGCATTCTTACTTGGATGCAAAGACATTATTTTAGCAGAG gaaTATCCGCCTTCGAATCAAACATTAGCAAACACATTTTTGGCTCTAGTAGCTGCGCTTGCTAAAAGTACAGACGAAATCCACACAGCGAAATTCGTCCGAGATTTTCTGATAACAACACTCGCTGAGAAAGATCTGAATGAGATATACTGCCCAGAGAATCCGATTGAAATTCTCAATCAAGTGTTAACTAACGACGGCAAAGATCCCGTGGAACCGCGAATCATTTCACAGACTGGAGTTAATACTTTTTTACCATGCTATCAGATTGGTCTGTTCTCAAACAAACAGTTCATTTCTTCAG ctACTGAAAGTACGATTGAAGATGCAGTAAAAGTAGCAGCATTAAATGCGCTTAGTAAACTTTTTGGTTTCGCAGATTCAAGTAATCCgatgaaatataatttagaCGTTGATCCTTCaaagcaaattaaaaatttaacgattCACAACTGGTGCACACAGAATGTTAAGCAGCTTATGCAAAagaattga